In a genomic window of Flavobacterium sp. KACC 22761:
- a CDS encoding OsmC family protein: MKFTRKAHANWQGTGMEGKGTISTQSTTLNNAQLSFKTRFADGVGTNPEELVAAAHSGCFTMQLSFLLNDAGFTADDLTTEATVTFEDGTITLIHLELKGKVPSISEAEFNATAAKAKEICPISKLLNTTITLNATLES; the protein is encoded by the coding sequence ATGAAATTTACAAGAAAAGCACACGCTAACTGGCAAGGAACCGGCATGGAAGGCAAAGGAACAATAAGTACACAAAGCACAACTTTAAATAATGCACAATTGTCATTTAAAACCAGATTCGCAGACGGTGTAGGAACAAACCCAGAAGAACTTGTTGCCGCCGCGCATTCAGGCTGTTTTACAATGCAATTAAGCTTTTTATTGAATGACGCAGGTTTTACCGCAGACGATTTAACTACAGAAGCCACAGTAACATTTGAAGACGGCACCATAACATTGATTCATCTTGAATTAAAAGGAAAAGTACCTTCAATTTCTGAAGCGGAATTCAATGCCACAGCAGCAAAAGCAAAAGAGATTTGTCCAATTTCCAAACTTCTAAACACCACAATTACACTTAACGCGACTTTAGAAAGTTAA